In Rutidosis leptorrhynchoides isolate AG116_Rl617_1_P2 chromosome 6, CSIRO_AGI_Rlap_v1, whole genome shotgun sequence, the DNA window AGGGCCTGAATCGAGGAGGTTATTTCTTAGAATGATAGGACAGTGATCGGAAAGATCACGATCAAGAGTTTTGGAGGATGTATTGGGCCAGATGGTGAAAATGCCATCAGAGACAAGGAATCGGTCAAGTTTACTGAATTTCATTATTTTCTCACATATCCTTGTGAATCTTTTTCCACCTAATGGAAGATCAATTAATCCGGAGTTATTtatgaaattattaaaattatctgcCCAATGTTGATTGCAATCTGTATTCATGCGTTCTGTTTTGTTTCTTACTTCATTAAAGTCACCAAAGACAATGTGTGGAATGTTAAGAGAGTTAATGAGAGATGAGAGTTCGTTCCAGAGTCTTAGTTTTTTTGAGGAAGAATGAGGACCATATACATTAATGAAAGCAATTTCAGAATCATGCCCTGCCCATGTTCCGCGTATTGCTAAGAAGAATTCGCCCTCAATCGCATAATTGAACGAAAAGATATTAGTATCCCAAATAGTTAAGATACCACCGGAAGCACCAACCGAGTCCTTTTGGACGAATTTAAAATCAGAATTACCCCAGAAAGATTCAATGGTGTTATCACCTGTTTGTCCGCATTTGGTTTCTTGTAGACCTAAAATCGTTGGTTTTTCTTTATTGCAGATACGTTTTAGCCAACTTATTTTACCCGTTTGTCCAATACCCCGAATATTTAAAGAAATTGTACACATGAGAAAAAGACTTACAAATATCGATGTGAAGGAGGATGGATTCATTGGAGGTTGCGTCGAATCCCGATGCATTTCCCGAATTCAAACGTGTCTAAACTTTTGCTGGAGGTGGAGCCTGATTTATTATTCTTTTTGTTACGCGTCGTGTCTATGTGAGCTCCCTTCGAGTAGCCGGATGTGTTACTTCCACCATTAGACGAGGATTTATTACGTTTAGCTAGATGTGAAATTCTGAGTTTTTGCCCACTTCTTGCTAGGTGTTTCATATAAAGCATATTGGATCTAGGTCGTTTTATGTCCGGTTTTTGTAGGGTGTTTTTTGGGTTAGGAATAGGCTTGGCAGTGGTATTGGATAATTTCCTCTTTTTTGATATTGCAATATCCGGAAATAGTAGAGGTTCAAGGTTAAAAGGGTCGGAATTTGTTTGTTGCGTGGCGTTTGGGGCGGGCATAAAGGTTAAAGGTGATTTGGTATGAGAGTTTAAGGGTGAGTCATGAGTGGGGTCGGTTGGATTTTGAGTAGTGTGGGGGTCAGCTAAGTGCTCAGTATGTTCGAGTGTGTCACTATTGAGTGAGTTTACTGTTTCATTTATATCATTTTGTATGGAATCATTGGGTATATCGTTACCCGTAATATCCTTAGAGGGTATTGGGCTAGTAACCGAGACAGCGTGTACTTGGGCTTCATGAATTTTTGAGTCCATGGTAGTTGGGCTGATGCAGACTGTTTCGGGGGTATCAGGTACTTGGGCTTCAGGAATTTTTGAGTCCATGTTAGTTGGGCTGAAGCAGGCTGTTTCGGGGGTATCTGGTAATTTTGTTGTTTTGGGGCTGGTGTCGGCTATATCAGATATAGGGGTATGGGTAACAGAAGGTGTAGGCTTTGTGGTGTTTAGTTTCGATGGGTTTGAGGAGGTGGTGTAAGGTATATTGGAGTTGAAATCAGGGATGGGTGGTGGTTCCTTTGAGTCATTATCGGTTGGAGGTTGAGGTGGCTGGCGAGATTGGTTATGAGCTATGTTTTCAAAATGAAGGGTATTCATACGTTTTGAGGAGTTGGTAGATGTTTGATTAGCCGGAGAACTATCACTTTGTGGGTGCGTGAATCCAATATTTTTGGCGTAGGTGTTCTTTTCATCAATTCCTTCAACCCGGTTTTCGCAATCTAAATGTGACTCTTCGTCTGAGATATGTCCATCCGAGAGGCTATCGGCTTCCCAATTTGACGAGTCATCAATCTCACCGTATGGATTAAACATAGAAAAGTTTTGAACCTCAATGATATATGCTTTAGTCTGATTAATGTCACCGGGATTGATAATAGCTTGTCCATTTATCGGTGAGAAGTTGTTCGTTTTGACAATTACCGAACCGTGAGATAAATCTTGATTGTTCTCATTTGTTATTGAGCAATTAAACGTTTCAATTACTTCACCCCAATTTTTGGCAATGTCAATGAAGGTGGATTCTAGCCAACAAGTAATGGGAACCCCAAATATGTTAATATAAGCGAGTCTACCGGAGGATTTATATATTTCAGGGTCCCATGGATTAATATCCTCTAGCCAATTCCATAGTGGGTGATCCGAGTTGTTGATCAAATCAAGGGCCGGGTTGGATTCCTCAAATATAAGCATTAGATCATGCCCGCCTAGATATTTGATAGTAAACCCACTAAGGATTTCACTTTCACATATCTCGCTAAAATATTCCAAGTATTCAAGGTCTTTGACCTTTGCAATTACCGCTTGACCAAGTATTTGAATAAGTTCATCATTAGAGTTTACCTTAATCGAAGGGATGCTTTCGTTCGAGGCCGGCTTGTTGAGGATCACATCTTTGAATTTTCTGTCATCCACATGAGAAGTAAAGGCTGACTTGACATTGTTTCTTGTACCAGAATTCGATTTGTTGGGATGTGCATCAGGTTTCTTTCTTTCAGAATCATGAGCCAAGTAAACTTTGAGAAGATTATCACCTGCAACTATAAGACTAAGCCTTCTTGCGAGAGATTCTTTGTGATATGGAGGGACATCTAAGAACCGAACAAAACCAAACTTTCTTCCATTTTTCAGTGTCTTCTTAGGTATATAGACTTCATGAATATTACCATATCTTTTGAATATGTCCCAGAAGTCTATGGAGCACCAATTGTCAGGAAAGTTATGGAAGAGGTAAGAAGTTATTCTTGACTTATCAATTGGGATCGGGTTTGGGTTTGTATTAGATTTAACCGAATCAGAGCTAGGGTTCCCGAACCGTTTGACAAGATTAATGGCAGATTCACGATATTTAAAATTGTTATAGATTTGATTATAAGATGAATTCAACTTTGACGAAAACTGAGAGGTTTTTGTTTTAGGGTTCGCCTGCTGAGATGGGTATCGACTAGGGTTTGGGTTGTTAGGAGGAGAATGCTTGCTATGATCAACTTTAACCCAAACACCTTCATTGATAGGCTTATAATTGATGTGATGATTACCAGTAGTGAAGGCAGAGTTTGGACGGTTTATGTTAACACGAGATTTAGGAGTTAGGGGTGAAACCGGTATGTGAGACATGGTGAATAAGAATCAAATGGAAATATTACGAAAAACAGAAACAAAGAGCTTGAAAACAGATCGATTACCAGATTAACAAATTAGGGTTGCCGTAGAGAAGATGAACAGTTGAGAGAGGATTGATACCATATCAAAAATTTATAAGTGTAATATGAATATGATCTTGTATTGATTTTGAATAATTTCATACAATTGTATTGTGTTCTATACATTTGACTATGAGATGTTTTATACACAAATATTGATAACAGCTATTTCTTGTTTAGGGATGGCTGCATTATACTTTTGGAACCCCCTATTACATTTAAGGAATTATATGCTGTAGCTTGGTTAGTTGGAACCGTTTGTTTGGCACTTAGCTTTGACCTTGTGACTAGTCTTTAACGGGAAAGGATGAAAGCCTCTTTTTGATCCCAAAAGTCTCGTTAACTAAAATGGTAACTTGACCCATTGATGTTGCTGAATTCTAACACCTATTAATTTCACTTATGAATAACTTTCCTCAAAAAGTTTGTGAATGAAGTATTTCTCTTCCAAAAACAAATcaagagaaaaaaaaaacaaataaaatgACATAAATAACATCAAGGCTTGTCTCGACACATTTCGGTTTCATCATTAAAATATCTCTTCCAAAACCAATGCTTCTTCCACACCTTCTCGTTCATTTCATCAATCGGAACACCTTTAGTTTCGGGAATAAACACGATAGCGTATATAAGCATGACCACAATCCATACGGAGAAGAAAAAGAAGATCCCGGCTCGCATACGGCATAACATTGTAAGAAAAGCTTGAGCAATTATGAAGGTGCATATCATGTTCGTACTAACCGCTATAAAGAAACCCGAAGTTCTTGTTTCTAGTGGGAATATTTCACTTGGAATCAACCACCCTAACGGTCCCCAAGACCACGCAAACCCGGATACAAAAAAACAAATGAGAAAGAGCACAACGAACGAGTACGTTTTTGGTAGAACATTTGTAGCATGTAAAAACTTCGCGATTATTACTCCGGTTATACTCTGCATACAGAGTCAAAAAATTACATAAAGATGTTAACCTTAATCTTGGGATAAGATTTCACAATTGATCATGAATATACATATTTTGCTAAGTTATATGGTAATGGTTTAAAACGAAGTGAAATGTTTATCCTGCAACATTATCTTATTGATTTCACAATTGATCATGAATATACATATTTTGCTAAGCTATTTACCTTGTTTAAAACGAGTGTGTAGAAATGTATTTTTTCTAATGATAAAAGTTATTTTACTTCTATTAGGTGAATAGATGTTCGTAAGGGGTGTTAATCCGTTCAATTTTCGGATCCTTCTGTTTGCGGAATTGAACTGAATCGAAAATCGAATTTGAAATTCTGCTAGATTTCGGTTgaaatcgaaaaataaaaaaataaaaattttactaaaatattcattaaataattattttttaatTCGACTTTTGATTTTGAAATCGATATATTCTTagttgaattcggttttgaaatcAGTTTTAATTTAAATGAACTCAAAAAGGTTAAACCGAAAACTGAATCGAAGATGGAATTCAATTTTTAAATCAAATTAAAACGGAACATTATCCGAATTAAAATtcgaaatgatttttttttttttcatttggtTCGGTTTTCTAATTATATCACGTAAAACCGAATAGTGAATGCAAGTTGTTACCTGAGCGATAAGCATTTGGATGCCAGCTTCAATAAGCAAAAATCTTCTTCCAACTCTATCAACACAAAATACAGCCACCAATGTAGCCAccacattaatgcatccagtgacaACAGCCGAAAGTAACGACGCATCACTCTTAAACCCCATCGTCTGAAACAAAACAGGTGCGTAAAACATAATCACATTAATACCCGTAAACTGTTGGTATATTTGTAGAAGCGCTGACGTAATCAACTGAGGCCGGCTTGATCGTTTCATCAAGTTCTTAAAAGGGTGTTTGATTTGTTTAGCTAACTCAGTAGTAGCTACAATTTCTTCAAATTctttttggacatcttgtacccctCTGATTTTTCGAAGTGTGGCTAGCCCACGTTCGGGATGATTACGCTCGATTAAGCTGGCTGGAGTTTCGACAATCATCAATGAACCGATGGCTAGAAAAAGAGCTGGGACGGCTGCACCACCTAATGATATTCTCCAACCATAAGGGTGGCTTGAGGTGAAATAATTAACTATGTTTGCAAATAAAATTCCTGCAGTTACAAATAACTGAAAGCAGACGTTTAATCCCCCTCGAAACTTTGGTGGCGCAATCTCTGATATGAATAACGGCACTGCCTACACACGTTCGAAACAACAAATTAATCACCTAGTAGAGATCAAtcttttttacatatatatatatagatcgtcACAAATTTATGTCTACCTAAATATTCCATTCGTCCCAAAATAAGTATTCaccttattatttatatttattccaAAATAATTGTGTACTTGCAAAATATAACTACAAAATATCATTAAAATCAACATATTACTCATCAATACATCATTTATTACTCTTAATCATTTATTTCTTAAAAAAAATTCAGTCAAACTTGACTTGAATATAAGAGCTAAAATGACATTCGTCCAACATATCTTAGATTAGATAAATGAATTGAGTTGGATATTGCCAGTGCAACACTTATCTAAATATTCAAGTAAAGTTGGATTCTTAAAGTAGATTTTTAATACATGTATAACATTAAACACATTACACACAATTAAACAAATGATTTCTTTTTATATTTGATTGTCAACGTCTCAGATCTGAcacacttataatatattatacatCCGTAAGATCAAGTATCGTTATTGTTGTATAAATTGCTGCATTATCTTAAGAGTATATACACACTTACTAAAAGCACTTAGTCAAAGACTCGAGCAAGTTTAGATATGAGTATATATctcatctcatttaatatataaacttgttcctaTAAACTATATATCCTACATGCACTTTGTCAATGACTCGAGCAAGTTTTAAATAGGAGTATATACATACATCATCTCgatatattattaataagtaaacttgttcgtatatattattaattaacttATATACCTGATTACCGAATCCGACTCCAAAGCCTAAAAGAATCCTTCCAACGATGAGCATCATGAGGTTCATGGCCGCCGCATTAAGAGCTACACCGACTAAAAAGAACACTGCGGCTAGTCGTATTGTGATTCTCCGGCCACGCTTCTTGCAGCATTTCGAAGCAAAAAAACTAGAAACTACGGCAGCAAGGTAGAGCGACGATGTGAAGAGCTGGAGATACTGATCGTCGAATTTACAGTAATTATCTTCTCTTGCATGGTTCTTTTTTACATAAACCGAATGAAAAAACCTTTTTAAAAACACATCCATTGATGTCACTCCTCCTACATTAATTATATAACAGTAAAGTAATATACACACATATTAGATTATATGATGTTAACAGCAACAAAAACATAATTCCATTTTTGATAAATTGGTAACGTGCTAAATTAAGACAAAGATCAATAATACATTATGGATGATTCAAAATATTTAATcctataattaatatttttgtgGATGTCAAATTATAGAATATAGAAATGAATTTTCTTGGATCTAGGTTTAGggtttttttataataaaaattaaaataaaatgaaCGTAGGTAATTAAAAGAATGAGGGATAACCTGAAATCCCAATATCATAACCAAACATGAGGCCACCGAAGGCGGCGATAATAGAACAAACAACTACTTGACCGGTGAGTTTGGCCGGAATACCTTCGCCGGCACTGCCATTGACGGCCATTACCTGAGCAggcatggtggtggtggtggtggaggaaATGTGTATGAAATAAATTTACTAAAAAATGTGTGTGTGTAATTATTTTTGCTGATTTACAAATGGCCTCATTTATAGAGCTTGGTTGAAACATTCTTCAGGATGATTTTATAATTATATCCGAACTTGTCAATCTTTTATCGCTTCAATTTCGCATTTCTTGTTGCATTATAATTTTATATCTAATCCAATCCAATCCAATCCAATATACAGTATACTAACATGTGTTAATTAGGATTATCCATATCCATTAGTTACTCCACAAATCAGGTAACTTCCTACTTAAACTCTATTAAGGATATTTCTGCTATTATCCGTCAACGTACATATATTTTTTAACTTCTCATACAATACAATATAACTTCTAGGTGGGTGGGACTTCAGATAAAATCAACTCCCCTTCGGGGATTCGAGAGTGGGTTTCCTCCTTTGCGGGTGCGTGCGTTTAACCAACTAAccggccgttaaaaaaaaaaaaaaaaaaaaaaatataaattataaaatattataatatacgtggtaatacggagtaataattttaactttaataaaattaaaatataccTATCTCTAGTACTACATACATTTACTAGCCATTAAAAGCTCGTGCTATATCAATTACAGTATAATAAAGAGAGTATCACAAATATTGTTGTGAATGAAATAAACATAATTTGGTTAAGTTTTTTTTGCTTTACACAAAAAATATAGattaaagctactaattttaacattAGTAGATGTGAAACTCACTTCATCCCACATCTTTCCTTGAGCAAACCGCGGGAAATTTGGTGCATTTGGGTTTGCGAAAGCAACTTTATTTGAAAGTGCCACAGCAGCTTTGGCTGTCCAAATACATATGACCAAAATTTTGTAAATTAAAATGGACCAAGAAATGCAACTTAAGTGGAATAAGAAACGATTTACAGTTGATAATCCGCCTGTGAACATTTCAAAAGAGAAGTCATACGTCTTTGATTGATCAACTCAAGTTTTAACGATGTTTCTCCCGACTCCCGTAACTCTGTATTTAGGATTGGTGTAATGTACATATTGGTACTGAAAAGTAAGTTTCACAGTTAGCTAAACATATTAGTATAAAAATTTCAAACACTGCTTAAAACGTGAAAATGTCCTGGACGCAAGAAAACAAACCTTAATAGGCGCGGAGCACAAATATGGAGGGCCAAATCTTGAGTTTATTTTTTAGCATGCCGAATCACTGAAAACAATGAGTACCTGTGGCCTTTTGCCTCGATGACAATACCAGACAAATAAAACTGGAATCACCCACCCGATTGGCCAACACAAAATTGTGCAAAAACGAATGATTTGGCCAACACAAAATTGTGCAAAAACGAATGATATAATACGTGAACATCCAACAAAAACTTTCTACAACACATAAAACATTTCTTGGTCTAAATAGCTTGAAAAAGCTACAGTTCTATGGGAGGTTGGGTCAGTCCAAATTACGGGTCAAAGATGTCAAGTCGAAAGTTTGAGATGTCTTTGGTCGTCTAGGTTGACAATAATCATTTTCTTTTCTTATTGAATTTCTTGATAATACGTTAATTCACAGTCATATTTGTAGGATAAAACTAACATGTTATTTCTAGGATGGGAACAATCTTATGACATACTTTGATAAGCAAAACCATTGCATTAAATTTGCATAAACTGTAATTTTGTTAATAAACCACGGATAAATATAATCACTATATTTTATCATGATGCACTACTGCAAGTCAATATGGAAGAAAAAAATTTGAATATTGAAGAAAAGATACTATAATAGTACTAAAACCAAATGTTTAGATCCAGACATAAAAATGTAGCAAGTAACTAAAAATATACAAACTCGTACTTTCAAAAGTAGTGAAGGCAAACGAAATAACAAACTCGTTTTCCCATTTAACACCAAGTTAATCGAAAATTAGTCCAAACTGCATAACCAAACTTCCCATCCCATAAGGTGTTGAAAAACTTTGGGGTTGAACAGTTTAATGATAACTCAAGGATAAATTACCTATTGCAAAATATGTAGAACCTCATCCATTGATCCATGTTTGAATGACTTTGTAATCAATTTGTATCTACAAAATGGCCGAAAAGACAACATGTCTCATGGTCTCAGTATCTCACATAtgctccaataattcatatatgctCTCAATATCTATGCTCGTTTGCTTCTCCTCTATGTAAGTATGAAAAGCAAATAACGAATATTCATAAACAAATAGAAAAACGAACTTGGCGATTAAAAGTTCAATAAGTTAGGACAATATGAAATCAGATTTTTAGTATACCTGTTGGGCAATATCGAAATACATAAAAATAGAAATAGACAGAATAAAAGATTTGTTACCTCTTGTGtatcaaccattttgacccaacctattttagtttttattttttttttcccttTCTAAATATAGCCCAAATGATCAAGTAAATTTTAAACCACATCAAATCTAAGATTATCAGCTGATGCAACTACCTAATACCATAAAGCCAACTTTCATTCGAGTCGTCTGTTACCAACCCAACCTATTTAACCATCCAAAGCCCAAACGATctgtaaaaattttataacacaacaaATTATAAATCATCAGCTACCGCAACTACTTACCCAATGAATCCACCTTCATTCGAATAATATTCCTTTCAAAACTATATTCGCATCTTTAAACACAAATGAGGAGGTCTGATAACGACTTGAATTTTTTTTCGAAGAGTTTCTAGTATAATTTGCAAAAGGTACATGTGGTATCGTGTTTAAGAAATAAGATGCAGATCAACAAAAAATGGTACAACTCTGTTTTTTTCTAGTCAAGGTCGAGTAGGCATTAACCGTAGTTGCAGTAAATGAGCAGGTCAAATAAAAAAGTTAACTCTTAAGTTTACTATTTACCCAAGTAGAGAAGATATATGTCTTACCTTTTCAACTTTCTCATCCATTTTCTTATTTTTTTGTTTCACATGCTTTAAATCTTCACGATGCTTCACATTTTGACGTTCAAATTCTTTAAAATCATCTTTGCACCGTTTTAGATGGGAGTCCAAATCCTAAAGCAAATGTAAGAAGAATTAAGATATTATGTTAGAAAGAGGAATTTTTCAGTTAGCATCTCAtcatttttatttcaaaaaaaataCCTACTCTGGAAACATTTAAAAGGTTTGGTCATAATTGAAATAGGAATTACTTTTCAGAAGATAAATTTTCTTCCAAACCAAATACATCCTTTTGGATCTCTTCCATTTTAACGGCGTTATCCTCATAGGCAAACTTTACAGCTTTTCTTGCCATTTTAAGAACAACTCCTTAAgcatgttgtgacgacccggaaatttccgactaaatttaaacttgatccttatatgtttccgacacgataaacaaagtctgtaatgttgaaatcttaaaaactttgaactgtgtttatgtaatcaattatcctttgactattcccgacgattcacgaaccatagtttataaataaatatatatatataaataaatatagttgtaTGTATTGAAAGTAATAAAAGGTAATtgtataaaaaaaatgtaaaatagttcacaaaataatatatatatatatatatatatatatatatatatatatatatatatatatatatatatatatatatatatatatatatatatatatatatatatatatgatattaacctatatatgtacatatatgaatcttaaaaaaaaaaaaaattattatatggTAATTGTATAAATACTAAACTTTCAATATATGatatcatataaataattaaatataattacaagttaaaaaaaatatatttgttataattgcttttaatattattgatatcaaaatctgtagtattaatattagtattattaaaattattaaattcttatttgaaatatatataatttattatatttaaaaattataaataatggtattattattattattatcatttagtaaatatatatatatatatatatatattgttttatatatttctaatattattaactGTACTCTTcttaaaatacttatattatatatatatatatatatatatatatatatatatatatatatatatatatatatatatatatatatatatatatatatatatataaatgtatgtaatcTGTTAAGAATCAACAATAGAGATTTTAGTTCAACCAAATACAAACAGTGCTAGATATTAAACAAATAAAGAATCAAATTCAATTTTACATTCCAATCAAACTGTAAACTATTTTGTATCATGTCTCTGGATTTATTATATCCCCAAATCAATCGTACAAATCAAATCTCTTTCAAAGTCAATAAAGAGTACGAATTTTGCTACAAGTCATAATCTGATTTaattttcttgttttcttcttcgtTGTTTGAAGAACTCTATCCGCATTCTGTTACATATCAACTTCACAATGTTAATAAATTATGGTTATCACATCAACCATTTAATCATACAATAAAACTGTACTGCAAGAACGCAATAAAAAAAAGGGATATCACCTTGATTTTTATTTTGTGATAACAAAACCAAACCCAAACCGTTGGCTTCCATCAtcacacttaaactcgatcacaatATTCACCACCTCGTTATAGATATAAATACATACGCatgctatacatatacatatgtataccaCCACCCACAAACACCATTAACTTCTTTGAACCAAACCTATATCACCTCTGAGTTAAATTTTTGGTTTGAACAAAAACTATACCAAACACCCCTTGATACTTGCCTTCCTGTGTCTGTCGAACTGCATCATCATAAACACACCATCATCCACCATTTAAACGCCAATCCATAATCATCTACTCGTTTTCTTCTTCACTGCTGCATACAATTTTTTTTTCTAATCGACGGCAAACAAAAGACAGGCTGTTGTTGCAATTCAAACTTCACACATTAAACACAACATCACTTGAACCTCTTtccgatatattttttttttgttttgatcataactattattttttttattcctTCTGTCGAGTATTTAAAACAAAGGAATATAGATAGTTTATGTGTCCAGATTAATGATTGTCGATATAGATATAGGGGACATCACTTTATCGAAAGTTAAACAAGTGGGAATTAAGGAACTTTCATGGCAGACAATGTTGAATGGATTGGTAATGAGCTGTAAAGTGGTTGTATTCTTCTTGGTTGAATATCATATGGAAGTCAATAAAGAAAACAAGTGCAGAGTTTTATAAATTTGTTTAAGATTTGTTATGGATCTTCTTGTTATCATGATGGGCCGATAATATAAGATTTGGACCTTGAGTCCGTATAGGTATGTTATAGAAGATGGGCCATATTGAACCAATTATATTCTGATTATTATCAACGCATGCTGCacgatttcttttatttttttctgtttcaaacGTGCTTTGAACCGAACTATCGAACAATCAGTTGCAGCTGTGGTGTTCACGGGTGTTAAGATGATGGGGTTTAATATGAACGATGAGGATTAGGGTTTATGATTAATGACGataaaagataataataaaatttgaaaataaaCGATGATGATGCATTTTCGATTAAGAGGAACAGTGATTAAGATAATGGTGACTAGGTGATTTGGTGATAATGATGGTGTTACGAGAATGATAGATGGTACAACATGATGAAGATGAAGTATGATCGAGGATGATGAAGGTATGATAATTGATGATGATACTGTGAAAATTATGAATATGATAATTATGATGTTTATGGTTAAGTAATGAAGATGAAGATAGAAATTTAGATGTTGATCAAGATACAATTCATGGTGATGATCTGTTAATGATACATAACAtagataatgaatgatgatgaaatTCGTTTTTGGTaatttgaattggagaagaagaagataaCAGGAAAGGTGTTAAGTAAATTAATCTGTGTTTAAAAATCAGAAAAATCGAAGTAGAGGAATGGTTAGGGGATAACTCGGATGTgcgagaggttgagggttcgagcccGAGCTTGGGTGTGGATGGCAACATTTTTTTTTCACTCTTTGTGAGGTAGTTTATCaccattatttattattgttattattattattattattattattattattattattattatattattattattattaaaatataacacataaagattttgtacataaaagtatacttaa includes these proteins:
- the LOC139854045 gene encoding sugar transport protein 8-like, which codes for MAVNGSAGEGIPAKLTGQVVVCSIIAAFGGLMFGYDIGISGGVTSMDVFLKRFFHSVYVKKNHAREDNYCKFDDQYLQLFTSSLYLAAVVSSFFASKCCKKRGRRITIRLAAVFFLVGVALNAAAMNLMMLIVGRILLGFGVGFGNQAVPLFISEIAPPKFRGGLNVCFQLFVTAGILFANIVNYFTSSHPYGWRISLGGAAVPALFLAIGSLMIVETPASLIERNHPERGLATLRKIRGVQDVQKEFEEIVATTELAKQIKHPFKNLMKRSSRPQLITSALLQIYQQFTGINVIMFYAPVLFQTMGFKSDASLLSAVVTGCINVVATLVAVFCVDRVGRRFLLIEAGIQMLIAQSITGVIIAKFLHATNVLPKTYSFVVLFLICFFVSGFAWSWGPLGWLIPSEIFPLETRTSGFFIAVSTNMICTFIIAQAFLTMLCRMRAGIFFFFSVWIVVMLIYAIVFIPETKGVPIDEMNEKVWKKHWFWKRYFMPKPDHYLNRKNKNGSMKKCSKLSKKKRK